In the genome of Xanthomonas hortorum pv. pelargonii, the window CCCCGATGCCCGGGAAGCCATTGGCCTGCAGATAGTTGCGCGCCGCAGTCGAGGTGAGGTTCTCCGACAGCACGATGCGGTCATCGATATCGATGCGATACGCATCGACGGTGACGTACAGATTTTCGATCGGCTGCAACACCACGCCCAGGCCGTAGTTCTTGGATTCCTCGGCCTTCAACGGCTCTGCGCCGAGTGCGATTGCAGCGGCATTGTCGGTACGGAAGGTGCCGATCTCGAACGGAATCGCCGTCACCGTGCCGTTGGGCTGAGCCACGTTGAGGAACTGCGTGGCGATCGACTGGAAGTTCTGCTGCTGCAACGACGGCGCGCGGAAGCCGGTGGAGGCGGTGGCACGCAGCGCGACCTTCTCGGTGAAGGCATAGCGCAACGACAGCTTGCCGGTGGCGGTGTCGCCGAAGTCGCTGTACTTCTCGTAGCGCCCGGCCAGACCGGCCGACAGCTTTTCGGTCAGATCCGCTTCCAGGTCCACGTAGGCGGAGTGGCTGTTGCGGTTGTAGTAGCCCGAGTCGGAGATCTTGAAGCCAGGAAACACCTGCGCGCCTGGGATCAGCGAGCCGTTGGCCGAGGGAATGCCGCCATTGGCCGAGGATGCCGCATCGCCAGGCGACTGGTTGAACTTCTCGCCGCGCCATTCCGCACCGAAGGCCAGCGTGACCGGATACGCCAGACCCCAATCCAGCGTCTTTGTGAAGTCGGCATTGAGCACGTTCTGGGTGACTTCCAGGGTGCCTGCGTGGAAGTCGGTGGGGCTGGCCAGCCCCAGGCTGTTGTTCAAGCTGTTGCGCACATCGAAGGTGAGATTGTTCTGGCCGTAGTTGTAGCTCAGATCGATGTTCAAACCGCCTTCGGTGGAGGTCTTCAACCCGCCCACCCACGACACGTCCTTGCTGACGTTGTAGATCTGCGGCAGGAAGCCATCCGGATAGATTTCCGGGCGGTTGCGGTTGTCGCCGGCAAAACGGAAGTAGCCGTTGGACAGCACCTCGCGACGGCTGACCATGCCGAACGAGTAGAAGGTCAGATAATCGGTGGGGCTGTATTCGCCATTGAACGACACCGCGCCCTGGTCGATATCCGGGTCGCCGTAGCGCTGCTCCACGCGGCCCTGGAACGGCAGCGCGCGGTTGGTCTGATCCGAATGCCCGGCCTGCGCGGCCAGATGCACCTTGCCGGTGCCGGCGAAGCTGAAACCGGCATCGCCGGACAGCTGGTACTGCTCGCCGTCGCCGGCGCTGTACTTGCCGTAGCGGCCGCTGATGCTGCCGCCTTCGCCGCTGCCCTTGAGCACGATGTTGATCACACCGGCGATGGCGTCCGAACCGTATTGCGCCGACGCACCGTCGCGCAGCACTTCGATGCGCTCTACGGCAGCGATCGGAATGGTATTGAGATCGGCTGGCGACGAACCGCGGCCCTGGGTGTCGTTGAGATTGATCAGCGCGGTGGTGTGGTAACGCTTGCCGTTGACCAGCACCAGTACCTGATCGGGCGACAGGCCGCGCAGCTGCGCCGGGCGCACCGCGTCCGAGCCGTCGGAGATGGCCGGGCGCGGGAAATTCAACGAGGGGATCGCGCGTGACAGCGCGGTAGCCAGCTCGGTGGTGCCGGTCGATTCCAGTGCCTGCGGCGAGATGATGTCGATCGGCGATGCCGATTCGGCCACGGTGCGATCGGCCACGCGCGTGCCGGTCACGATCAAGGTATCGAGGGTTTTCTGGGCGGGAGCCTGTGACTGCGCGGATGCGCTTGAAGCGGAAAACGACAGTGCAAGAACAACGGCAACTGCGAGTGGACTGGTCTTGCAATTCATGCGGTGACAACTCCGAGTGGGGAACGGATGCATCGCAGGGGGCCCCCTCCCGGGCCGCGTCCGTTGCGGCAGCTGCGGTGCGTTCCCAACCATTAACCACGTGTAACCACATGTCAAATTTTGGTTATGTTGCGCGTGCAACCGTCATCGAGGATATGCTAATGGCATCGTTGTCATCGTGCACCAAAGTGATGCGTTGCTTGCACCATGGCTGCTGTGGCACGGCCTTGCTTGCACCATCTTGGACATCGATACCAGTTATGAAACTTCTGCATCAGAACGTGATTTACCCCGCATGAGTGCGGTATTGCGCAGGAGAACGGAGACGGCCGCGGCGGTGTCGCGCTCGAACTCATGCGTGTGTGTGGCGGTATGTCTTACGTGGCTGTTGATTGGAAGCAGCGTCGTCGCACTCGCGGCCAACGCAACAACCGCTGCTGCCATGTCTTGAAACGCACACGCCCCGGACTGGCCGGAGCGTGTGGTCAAACCTCAACCTGTGCAGCCGCAGAACTTACCAGCGGTAGTTGATGCGCCCGTACACGTACGCACCGTTGAAACCGAACGGCGACAGATTGCTGTACGGGAACTGCCCGCTGGTGGAATTGGCGAAGTTGTTCTCGTCCGGGTATTCGTCCAGCAGATTGTCCGCACCCAGCGTCAGCGTCCAGCGGTCGACCTTGTAGCTGGCCGATGCATCCACCACCCACTTGGCGCCAAAGGTCTGGTCGTTGATCGCCGCGGCCGGACGGGTGCTGTATTTGCCATAGCGCGTCGCACCCAATGCCAGCGTCCAGTGCTCCAGATTCCAGCTACCGTTGATCAGGAACTTGTCGCGCGGGAAGCCTTCTTCGATGCGACCACGTTCGGTGCGGTCGATGCGCTCCAGGCTCAGTCCGTTGGCCGACAGCGCGGCCGGGTTGGCAGCTACGCTGCGGACCTCGGTTTCCGAATAGTTGTAGCCGGCGGTCAGGTCCACGCTGCTGGCGGCCAGCTGCCAGCGGTAGCTGCCGACCACGTCCACACCGCGCGTGCGCGTATCCACCGCATTGGTGAAGTAGCGCCCGCCGTTGATGCCGAAGATGCCCTGTGCTTCAAGCAGGTTGCGCACGCCGGTGCCGGTGAGGTTGGACGAGAGCACGATGCGGTCGTCCACATCGAT includes:
- a CDS encoding TonB-dependent receptor plug domain-containing protein; amino-acid sequence: MNCKTSPLAVAVVLALSFSASSASAQSQAPAQKTLDTLIVTGTRVADRTVAESASPIDIISPQALESTGTTELATALSRAIPSLNFPRPAISDGSDAVRPAQLRGLSPDQVLVLVNGKRYHTTALINLNDTQGRGSSPADLNTIPIAAVERIEVLRDGASAQYGSDAIAGVINIVLKGSGEGGSISGRYGKYSAGDGEQYQLSGDAGFSFAGTGKVHLAAQAGHSDQTNRALPFQGRVEQRYGDPDIDQGAVSFNGEYSPTDYLTFYSFGMVSRREVLSNGYFRFAGDNRNRPEIYPDGFLPQIYNVSKDVSWVGGLKTSTEGGLNIDLSYNYGQNNLTFDVRNSLNNSLGLASPTDFHAGTLEVTQNVLNADFTKTLDWGLAYPVTLAFGAEWRGEKFNQSPGDAASSANGGIPSANGSLIPGAQVFPGFKISDSGYYNRNSHSAYVDLEADLTEKLSAGLAGRYEKYSDFGDTATGKLSLRYAFTEKVALRATASTGFRAPSLQQQNFQSIATQFLNVAQPNGTVTAIPFEIGTFRTDNAAAIALGAEPLKAEESKNYGLGVVLQPIENLYVTVDAYRIDIDDRIVLSENLTSTAARNYLQANGFPGIGGGRYFTNAVDTKTQGVDVVGTYRWNLDGSSVELTSGYNYNKTEVEKIADNPAALVAIDPNAVRIGRAEIGRITEGTPRDKFFLGGTWAPGNWSFTGTATRWGEFTTFGTNAGSDQTYAAKWTLDLAASYKLGAWNFTVGGDNVLNEYPDRQQAGLGTRTYLPYSGSSPFGFNGALVYANVSYKW